The Punica granatum isolate Tunisia-2019 chromosome 4, ASM765513v2, whole genome shotgun sequence genome has a window encoding:
- the LOC116204787 gene encoding vacuolar-processing enzyme-like produces the protein MLPYCCEVIFLLLLCTNIAEAGRRFNDEEAAASRGTNWAILVAGSSGYVNYRHQADVCHAYQILKKGGMKDENIIVFMYDDIAHNEENPTPGIIINKPNGPDVYAGVPKDYTKSHTTAHNFYAVLLGNKSALTGGSGKVVKSGPNDHIFIYYADHGSPGLIGMPVGDYVYAKDFMAVLKKKHQSGSYKNMVIYVEACEAGSLFKGLLPNNFNIYVTTASNQEENSYGTYCPGDDPRASSSSENARASSPDDYGTCLGDLYSIAWMEDSDGHDMHQETLQAQYQVVKKRTTLSHVMQYGYLGIEEEFLSNYMGSSTNKGHGPVKPSPPLTSSPISVSQRDASRLYLQHKIKRAAEGSPEKLQAQKRLQDEMSNRERVDRTIKSIEEALSSQNSAIGLNAAARPAGKPLVDDWDCFKKLVRKYEQSCGKLSSYGKKYTGAFANMCNAGIDEDQMASISNQVCT, from the exons ATGTTACCTTATTGTTGTGAGGTCATTTTTCTCCTGCTACTCTGTACAAATATAGCTGAGGCCGGTAGAAGATTTAATGATGAAGAAGCAGCTGCTTCTCGGGGGACAAACTGGGCAATTCTAGTTGCGGGATCTTCGGGTTATGTTAATTACCGCCACCAG GCTGATGTATGCCATGCATACCAAATTCTGAAAAAGGGAGGGATGAAGGACGAGAACATCATCGTCTTCATGTACGATGATATAGCTCACAACGAAGAGAATCCGACGCCAGGCATCATTATCAACAAACCCAACGGCCCTGATGTCTACGCTGGAGTTCCCAAG GATTACACGAAAAGTCACACCACTGCGCACAACTTCTATGCCGTACTACTTGGCAACAAAAGTGCTCTCACTGGAGGAAGTGGGAAGGTGGTCAAGAGTGGCCCTAATGATCACATCTTCATATACTACGCTGATCACGGAAGTCCTGGGTTGATAG GGATGCCCGTCGGAGACTATGTCTATGCGAAGGATTTCATGGCAGTTTTAAAGAAGAAGCATCAGTCCGGATCCTACAAGAACATGGTGATATACGTAGAAGCATGCGAAGCTGGGAGCTTGTTCAAGGGCCTCCTCCCAAACAACTTCAACATATACGTGACCACTGCCTCAAACCAGGAGGAGAACAGCTACGGAACATATTGCCCCGGTGACGATCCTCGGGCATCGAGCTCTAGTGAAAATGCTCGGGCTTCAAGCCCTGATGACTATGGCACATGCTTGGGCGACCTGTATAGCATAGCTTGGATGGAGGACAG TGATGGGCATGACATGCATCAAGAGACATTGCAGGCGCAATACCAAGTG GTTAAAAAGAGGACGACCCTATCCCATGTCATGCAATACGGTTATCTCGGCATCGAGGAGGAATTCCTGTCCAACTACATGGGTTCTAGTACGAACAAAGGTCATGGTCCTGTCAAGCCATCACCTCCTCTCACGTCAAGTCCGATATCAGTGAGCCAACGAGATGCCTCTCGGCTTTACCTCCAACACAAG ATCAAAAGAGCAGCCGAAGGTTCTCCTGAGAAGTTGCAAGCCCAGAAGAGACTGCAAGATGAAATGTCTAACAGAGAACGAGTGGACCGTACCATCAAGTCTATTGAAGAGGCCTTGTCTAGCCAAAACAGCGCGATTGGATTGAATGCCGCTGCTCGACCTGCAGGAAAGCCTCTAGTAGATGATTGGGATTGCTTCAAGAAGCTT GTGAGAAAGTACGAGCAGAGCTGCGGAAAGCTTTCCTCCTATGGAAAAAAGTACACGGGAGCATTTGCAAACATGTGCAATGCTGGAATCGATGAAGACCAAATGGCTTCGATCTCCAATCAAGTTTGCACTTAG